One stretch of Zingiber officinale cultivar Zhangliang chromosome 6B, Zo_v1.1, whole genome shotgun sequence DNA includes these proteins:
- the LOC121988575 gene encoding elongation factor 1-alpha-like, whose amino-acid sequence MGKEKVHISIVVIGHVDSGKSTTTGHLIYKLGGIDKRVIERFEKEAAEMNKRSFKYAWVLDKLKAERERGITIDIALWKFETTKYYCTVIDAPGHRDFIKNMITGTSQADCAVLIIDSTTGGFEAGISKDGQTREHALLAFTLGVKQMICCCNKMDATTPKYSKARYDEIVKEVSSYLKKVGYNPDKIPFVPISGFEGDNMIERSTNLDWYKGPTLLEALDLINEPKRPTDKPLRLPLQDVYKIGGIGTVPVGRVETGVLKPGMVVTFGPTGLTTEIKSVEMHHEALQEALPGDNVGFNVKNVAVKDLKRGFVASNSKDDPAKEAANFTSQVIIMNHPGQIGNGYAPVLDCHTSHIAVKFAEILTKIDRRSGKELEKEPKFLKNGDAGFIKMIPTKPMVVETFSDYPPLGRFAVRDMRQTVAVGVIKSVEKKDPTGAKVTKAAAKKK is encoded by the exons ATGGGGAAAGAGAAGGTTCACATCAGTATTGTGGTCATTGGTCATGTTGACTCTGGCAAGTCAACCACCACTGGGCATCTCATTTACAAACTTGGTGGCATTGACAAACGTGTGATAGAGAGGTTCGAAAAGGAAGCTGCTGAGATGAACAAAAGATCATTCAAGTATGCTTGGGTCCTTGACAAGCTTAAGGCTGAGCGTGAGAGAGGTATCACTATTGACATTGCTCTTTGGAAGTTCGAGACAACCAAGTACTACTGTACTGTCATTGATGCTCCTGGGCATCGTGACTTCATCAAGAATATGATCACTGGAACATCTCAGGCTGACTGTGCTGTTCTTATCATTGATTCGACAACTGGTGGATTTGAGGCGGGTATCTCAAAGGATGGCCAAACTCGGGAGCATGCTTTGCTTGCTTTTACTCTTGGGGTCAAGCAGATGATTTGTTGCTGTAACAAG ATGGATGCAACCACCCCCAAGTATTCAAAGGCCAGGTATGATGAAATTGTGAAAGAGGTTTCCTCTTACCTCAAGAAGGTTGGCTACAACCCTGATAAGATTCCTTTTGTTCCCATCTCTGGATTCGAGGGTGACAACATGATTGAGAGGTCTACTAATTTGGACTGGTACAAGGGTCCTACTCTTCTTGAGGCCCTTGATTTGATCAATGAACCAAAAAGGCCAACGGACAAACCCCTTCGGCTTCCCCTCCAGGATGTGTACAAGATTGGTGGTATTGGTACTGTTCCAGTGGGACGTGTTGAGACTGGTGTCCTAAAACCTGGCATGGTTGTCACATTTGGTCCTACCGGTCTCACAACTGAAATCAAGTCTGTTGAGATGCATCATGAAGCTCTCCAGGAAGCTCTACCGGGTGACAACGTCGGTTTTAACGTGAAGAATGTCGCAGTTAAAGATCTCAAGCGAGGGTTTGTTGCATCAAACTCCAAGGATGATCCTGCCAAGGAGGCCGCAAACTTCACTTCTCAGGTTATCATCATGAATCACCCAGGTCAGATTGGCAACGGTTATGCCCCAGTCTTGGACTGTCACACCTCCCACATTGCTGTCAAGTTTGCTGAGATCCTCACCAAGATTGACAGACGATCTGGCAAGGAGCTTGAAAAAGAGCCCAAGTTCCTCAAGAACGGTGATGCTGGCTTTATCAAGATGATTCCCACCAAGCCCATGGTGGTTGAAACATTCTCCGACTACCCTCCGCTTGGTCGTTTTGCTGTCAGGGACATGCGCCAGACTGTGGCTGTTGGTGTCATCAAGAGTGTCGAGAAGAAGGATCCAACCGGTGCCAAGGTCACCAAGGCAGCTGCCAAGAAGAAGTGA